One Terriglobia bacterium DNA segment encodes these proteins:
- a CDS encoding AsmA family protein, with protein sequence MRKLGIAILVLLAVVVIVALALPAFLDVNRYHDRIQAELQKKLGRPVSLGPMHLSLLPLAFRVENAVIGDDPEFRSERPFAQAQELYLTAKLMPLLHGDVQMDSLELRQPRIELIRNAQGVWNFSSLGHKAVTPATEPRATAPQPAPQAQQEKPAAQPAQPFSIQDLSIRDGQVALTDLQKRQPRAVYDHIDLSVRGYAPGRAFTLDAAAHLPGQGAQQVQLSGQAGPIPEGALVSMPFDGTLKLDQVSISSAQTFLNTQALTGMEAIASGETKLRNESGKVSTSGSLKLEQARVHGADIGYPIALDYDLTADLDSDVIHIARGDLKLGSTPLSISGTLNMQPTPSQLDLKLKASNVSIEEAARLAAAFGVAFDPGMKIAGKMNADIRAQGPATRPALDGTLSAQNLSIVGKDLPSPVQVQGIDLALSPQAIQSNSFTATTGSTTLSAQFTLSDYTAPSSNLDLVLHTANARIGELINIAKAYGVSAAEGMSGSGSIALDVRASGPMKNTAAMTFSGNGAIQNASLTAPQITKPLEVRNANLRFSQNSVIFENVSAGLGSTNATGSLTLRNFSEPQLQFAINADRMIVAEWQQMFPTVQPAKQAAFSLVPVAYAANPTEPSLLSKTTGTGSLAVGTIQYDQLVLTDARSSVTLDHGVIRLAPITANVYNGKHTGSVVIDTRPTPSVYTVTSKLDQVDANKLLSSTSSLKQTLYGLLAANANDLTFTSGGNADQIARSLNGTLALNLTNGKLVGMDVLHQLSEIAKFMGGGQQTDRGFTNIVQLTGNFDVRNGVAQTNNLKAVIDGGTMGAVGAVNLADQSLNMRVTAVLSKAMSDTVGGTGIGGFMNTALANNKGELVIPIVVRGTFQRPSFAPDLEQIARMKLQNMLPSLNNPGALTTGILGAILGQKGQQGGQQQNQQGGLQEILGAIGGKQPQQQQQQQQQQPQQQQGSGQPQQQQKGNIWQDILGAAIGGQQKKQPPPQQQQGGQQQNQQQQQQQNQRQQPDQPPQQPQ encoded by the coding sequence ATGCGCAAGCTTGGTATCGCCATTCTCGTGCTCCTTGCTGTGGTGGTGATCGTCGCGCTGGCGCTGCCCGCGTTCCTGGACGTCAACCGTTACCACGACCGCATCCAGGCGGAGCTGCAGAAAAAGCTGGGCCGCCCGGTGTCGCTGGGCCCGATGCACCTCAGCCTCCTCCCTCTTGCCTTCCGGGTGGAGAACGCCGTCATCGGAGATGATCCGGAATTTCGCAGCGAGCGGCCGTTCGCCCAGGCGCAGGAGCTTTACCTCACCGCCAAACTCATGCCGCTCCTGCATGGCGACGTGCAGATGGATTCACTGGAATTGCGCCAGCCGCGGATTGAATTGATCCGCAACGCCCAGGGCGTGTGGAATTTCTCCAGCCTGGGCCATAAGGCGGTCACGCCGGCGACCGAGCCTCGCGCCACGGCGCCGCAGCCAGCGCCGCAGGCACAGCAAGAGAAGCCCGCGGCCCAGCCGGCACAGCCGTTCAGCATCCAGGACCTGAGCATCCGCGATGGCCAGGTCGCGCTCACCGACCTGCAGAAGCGCCAGCCGCGCGCCGTCTACGACCACATCGATCTTTCGGTGAGGGGCTACGCGCCCGGCAGGGCGTTCACCCTCGACGCGGCGGCACACCTGCCCGGCCAGGGCGCGCAGCAGGTGCAGCTCAGCGGCCAGGCAGGCCCGATTCCCGAGGGCGCGCTGGTCAGCATGCCCTTCGACGGCACCCTCAAGCTGGACCAGGTTTCCATCTCCTCGGCGCAGACGTTCTTGAACACGCAGGCGCTGACCGGGATGGAGGCCATCGCCTCCGGAGAGACCAAGCTCCGGAACGAGAGCGGGAAGGTTTCCACCAGCGGCTCGCTCAAGCTGGAGCAGGCGCGCGTGCACGGCGCCGACATCGGGTATCCCATCGCCCTCGACTACGACCTGACCGCCGACCTGGACTCCGACGTCATCCACATCGCGCGGGGAGACCTGAAGCTGGGCTCCACGCCGCTTTCCATCTCCGGCACGTTGAACATGCAACCCACGCCCTCGCAGCTGGACCTGAAGCTGAAGGCGTCGAATGTCTCGATTGAGGAGGCGGCGCGCCTGGCCGCGGCCTTCGGCGTGGCCTTTGACCCCGGCATGAAGATCGCCGGAAAGATGAACGCGGATATTCGCGCCCAGGGTCCCGCCACGCGGCCGGCGCTCGATGGCACGCTCTCGGCGCAGAACCTGAGCATCGTGGGCAAGGATCTGCCCAGCCCGGTGCAGGTGCAGGGCATCGACCTGGCTCTGTCGCCGCAGGCGATCCAGTCGAACAGCTTCACGGCGACCACCGGCTCGACCACACTCTCGGCGCAGTTCACGCTCAGCGATTACACCGCGCCGTCATCGAACCTCGACCTCGTGCTGCACACGGCGAACGCCAGGATCGGCGAGCTGATCAATATCGCCAAGGCGTACGGCGTCTCGGCGGCCGAGGGGATGTCGGGCTCGGGCAGCATCGCGCTCGACGTCCGTGCCAGCGGGCCGATGAAGAATACGGCCGCCATGACCTTCTCCGGCAACGGCGCCATCCAGAACGCGTCGCTGACGGCGCCGCAGATCACCAAGCCGCTCGAGGTGCGCAACGCCAACCTGCGCTTCTCCCAGAATTCGGTGATCTTCGAGAACGTGAGCGCCGGGCTGGGCTCGACCAACGCCACGGGATCGCTCACACTCCGCAACTTCAGCGAGCCGCAACTGCAGTTCGCCATCAATGCCGACCGCATGATCGTCGCCGAGTGGCAGCAGATGTTCCCCACCGTGCAGCCCGCGAAGCAGGCCGCGTTCTCGCTGGTTCCCGTGGCCTACGCGGCCAACCCGACGGAGCCCAGCCTGCTGTCGAAGACCACTGGCACCGGCTCGCTCGCCGTCGGCACCATCCAATACGACCAGCTGGTGCTGACCGACGCGCGCAGCAGCGTCACGCTGGATCACGGGGTGATCCGCCTCGCGCCCATCACCGCCAACGTGTACAACGGCAAGCATACCGGCTCGGTCGTCATCGACACTCGCCCCACTCCGTCGGTCTACACCGTCACCAGCAAGCTCGACCAGGTGGACGCCAACAAGCTGCTTTCCTCCACGTCGTCGCTGAAGCAGACGCTGTACGGGCTGCTCGCGGCCAACGCCAATGATCTGACCTTCACCAGCGGCGGCAATGCCGACCAGATCGCGCGGTCACTGAACGGGACCCTCGCGCTCAATCTCACGAACGGCAAGCTCGTCGGCATGGACGTGCTGCACCAGTTGTCGGAGATCGCGAAGTTCATGGGAGGCGGCCAGCAGACGGACCGCGGATTCACCAACATCGTGCAATTGACCGGCAATTTCGACGTGCGCAATGGCGTCGCGCAAACCAACAATCTGAAGGCCGTCATTGACGGAGGCACCATGGGCGCGGTGGGTGCGGTCAATCTCGCGGACCAGTCGCTCAACATGCGCGTCACGGCCGTGCTCTCCAAGGCGATGAGCGACACGGTGGGCGGCACCGGCATTGGCGGCTTCATGAACACGGCGCTGGCCAACAACAAGGGCGAACTGGTGATCCCGATCGTCGTCCGAGGGACTTTCCAGCGCCCCAGCTTCGCGCCCGACCTCGAGCAGATCGCGCGCATGAAGCTACAGAACATGCTGCCCTCCCTGAATAACCCCGGGGCGCTGACCACCGGCATCCTGGGCGCGATCCTCGGACAGAAGGGCCAGCAAGGCGGCCAGCAGCAGAACCAGCAGGGCGGCCTGCAGGAGATCCTGGGCGCGATCGGGGGAAAGCAGCCGCAGCAACAACAACAACAACAGCAGCAGCAACCTCAGCAACAGCAGGGCAGCGGCCAGCCGCAGCAGCAACAGAAAGGAAATATCTGGCAGGACATTCTCGGCGCGGCGATCGGCGGGCAACAGAAGAAACAGCCACCGCCGCAACAACAGCAAGGCGGGCAGCAGCAGAACCAGCAACAGCAGCAACAGCAGAACCAGCGGCAACAGCCCGATCAGCCGCCGCAACAGCCGCAGTGA
- a CDS encoding trichohyalin-plectin-homology domain domain-containing protein, with translation MQNQSEGFNPCLISSLQFLSRLSSTLVFVIGAVVLSGWLVRLSLFFRPEARIIVMKPNTALGFMLCAVSLWTWRRWADGGAGGGIARTVGRISGAVVFLLGILTTVEYIFGVHLHLDHLLVTGMPADLALEDPWRMAAATATAFVFLGPALFAIHERGVQGAYRAQWIACLTFLVCVFGLLDGILNPTLSQMHMPILTVLNIALISLAIALVRPTEGLVSVVAGESFGGSMARRLLPAAIVLSLIIAWLRWKGEEVGYYDNELGVALSTAIQIILLVALIWANAKSLERADQLRKRAEEVARREQEKVNQRARQEISELLRSNQDLQKQLEQARARTASS, from the coding sequence ATGCAAAATCAATCCGAAGGCTTCAATCCCTGCCTGATCTCGTCACTGCAGTTTCTTTCCCGACTGTCGAGCACGCTCGTGTTCGTGATCGGTGCGGTTGTTCTGAGCGGTTGGCTCGTGAGGCTGTCCCTCTTTTTCCGGCCGGAGGCGCGGATCATCGTGATGAAGCCCAACACCGCGCTGGGATTCATGCTTTGCGCGGTATCGCTGTGGACCTGGCGGCGGTGGGCAGACGGAGGAGCCGGAGGTGGGATCGCGAGAACGGTGGGCCGGATCTCTGGTGCAGTGGTATTCCTGCTGGGCATCCTGACGACGGTCGAATACATCTTCGGCGTGCACCTGCACCTGGACCACCTGCTGGTCACCGGCATGCCCGCGGACCTGGCCTTGGAGGATCCGTGGCGGATGGCGGCGGCGACCGCCACCGCATTTGTGTTCCTCGGACCGGCTCTGTTTGCCATCCATGAGCGCGGAGTGCAGGGTGCATACCGCGCGCAATGGATTGCGTGCCTGACCTTTCTTGTCTGCGTCTTCGGCCTGCTGGACGGCATTCTCAACCCGACGCTCTCCCAGATGCACATGCCGATTTTGACCGTGCTCAACATCGCTCTAATCTCTCTAGCGATCGCACTGGTCCGGCCCACCGAGGGGCTTGTGAGCGTGGTAGCGGGGGAGAGTTTTGGGGGGAGCATGGCGCGGCGGCTGTTGCCCGCCGCCATCGTGCTCTCGCTGATCATCGCGTGGTTACGCTGGAAGGGCGAGGAAGTCGGTTACTACGATAACGAGTTAGGCGTGGCCTTATCCACCGCCATCCAGATCATCCTCCTGGTCGCGCTTATCTGGGCGAACGCCAAGTCGCTGGAACGAGCCGACCAGCTCCGCAAACGGGCGGAGGAGGTGGCGCGACGCGAGCAGGAGAAGGTCAACCAGCGCGCCCGCCAGGAGATCAGCGAGCTGTTGCGAAGCAACCAGGACTTGCAGAAGCAGCTCGAGCAAGCGCGCGCCCGAACCGCTTCGTCGTAG
- a CDS encoding TraR/DksA family transcriptional regulator, which produces MDKKKLEQFKKKLEQRQQELRRTMSRNVQDGRAADSEDIAQDIADKAANSYTKEFLFSQSSNDRALLARVEEALARIRDGTFGGCINCGKELNPKRLEAVPWARYCISCQEKIEQGQIQETPR; this is translated from the coding sequence ATGGACAAGAAGAAGCTGGAACAATTCAAAAAGAAGCTGGAGCAACGGCAGCAGGAGCTGCGCCGGACCATGTCGCGTAACGTGCAGGATGGCCGCGCCGCCGACAGCGAGGACATCGCGCAGGACATCGCCGACAAGGCCGCCAACTCCTACACCAAGGAGTTCCTGTTCTCGCAGAGCAGCAACGACCGCGCGCTGCTGGCGCGCGTGGAAGAGGCGCTGGCTCGCATCCGGGACGGCACCTTCGGAGGATGCATCAACTGCGGCAAAGAACTCAACCCCAAGCGGCTCGAAGCCGTGCCCTGGGCGCGCTACTGCATCTCTTGCCAGGAGAAGATTGAGCAGGGGCAGATCCAGGAGACGCCGCGGTAG
- the aroE gene encoding shikimate dehydrogenase yields MGTTATTLPRHLPLRLPRVCVAVAASNPAEMIAKADSLVRDNPFIEFRLDYIRQPASAFLRLRRFLEYHPEVLAIGTCRRAANGGKFRGSVAAQADVLVKAAAAGCQLVDVELQSAAAMKPKDMQRVRGAAALILSFHDYRATRKLEETFRKMTAVPADFYKIVATATCLADNVVMMKFLEQKSHQRSVIGVCMGEQGIISRVLGVRAGSAFTFASSTPGEETAPGQLDSRTLRDTYRIEQVENSTRVYGVAGDPIEHSLSPAMMNAAFRRETVNAVYLGLHAKSLDDLLSCVREIPIHGLSITMPYKEDIVEYLDNTEPLAAKIGACNTVVRAQDGNLYGFNTDVAGVVRPLEQRMTLNGAKVLVLGAGGAARAAAFGLKERGAEVFISNRTSAAGQKLAKKSKSKFVTRAQLRKLQFDAIVHATPVGLGSPKQSPLKEHEINARYLLDMVYVPAETKLMKLARAKGVQVIPGAEMFVQQGARQFEIWTGKPAPVDEMQRVVTSALQPKQK; encoded by the coding sequence ATGGGAACGACGGCCACAACGTTGCCGCGGCATCTGCCGCTTCGCCTGCCCCGGGTGTGCGTGGCCGTGGCTGCCTCCAACCCCGCCGAAATGATCGCCAAGGCTGATTCCCTGGTTCGCGATAACCCCTTTATTGAGTTCAGGTTAGACTACATCCGGCAGCCTGCCAGCGCGTTTCTCCGGCTGCGCCGCTTCTTGGAATACCATCCCGAGGTACTGGCCATCGGGACCTGTCGCCGGGCTGCGAATGGGGGCAAGTTCCGGGGTTCGGTCGCGGCGCAGGCCGACGTGCTGGTGAAGGCGGCGGCTGCAGGCTGCCAGTTGGTGGATGTGGAACTGCAGAGCGCCGCAGCGATGAAACCCAAGGATATGCAGCGGGTGCGGGGCGCCGCCGCTCTGATCCTTTCCTTCCACGACTACCGTGCAACCCGGAAGCTGGAAGAAACTTTTCGCAAAATGACGGCGGTTCCTGCCGACTTCTACAAGATCGTGGCCACGGCGACCTGTCTCGCCGACAACGTGGTCATGATGAAATTCCTGGAACAGAAAAGCCACCAGCGCTCGGTGATCGGTGTGTGCATGGGGGAGCAGGGAATCATCAGCCGTGTGCTGGGAGTGAGGGCCGGAAGCGCGTTCACCTTCGCCTCGTCCACCCCCGGAGAGGAAACCGCGCCGGGACAGCTCGACAGCCGGACCCTGCGTGACACCTATCGCATCGAGCAGGTGGAGAATTCGACCCGCGTCTACGGCGTGGCCGGCGATCCCATCGAGCATTCGCTCTCGCCGGCGATGATGAACGCCGCATTCCGCCGCGAAACCGTGAATGCCGTCTATCTCGGATTGCACGCGAAGAGCCTGGACGACCTGCTGAGCTGTGTGCGCGAGATCCCCATCCACGGGCTCAGTATCACCATGCCCTACAAGGAAGACATCGTCGAATACCTCGACAACACGGAGCCTTTGGCGGCCAAGATCGGGGCCTGCAATACCGTCGTCCGGGCGCAGGACGGTAATCTGTATGGGTTCAATACCGATGTTGCAGGAGTAGTCCGTCCGCTGGAACAGCGCATGACCCTGAATGGCGCGAAGGTGCTGGTGCTGGGAGCGGGAGGAGCGGCACGGGCGGCCGCGTTCGGGCTGAAGGAGCGCGGCGCGGAAGTGTTCATCAGCAACCGCACCTCGGCGGCGGGACAGAAGTTGGCGAAGAAATCCAAGAGCAAGTTCGTCACGCGGGCGCAGCTCCGGAAATTGCAGTTCGACGCCATCGTGCACGCTACCCCGGTGGGCCTGGGGAGCCCGAAGCAGTCGCCATTGAAGGAGCACGAGATCAACGCCCGGTACCTGCTCGACATGGTGTACGTCCCGGCCGAGACCAAGCTGATGAAGCTGGCGCGGGCCAAGGGGGTGCAGGTCATCCCGGGCGCGGAGATGTTCGTGCAGCAGGGGGCGCGCCAATTCGAGATCTGGACGGGGAAGCCGGCGCCGGTGGACGAGATGCAGCGCGTGGTCACGTCCGCGCTCCAGCCCAAGCAGAAGTGA
- a CDS encoding GvpL/GvpF family gas vesicle protein, with amino-acid sequence MAWYAYCITEQQAFQGETRARRPFPIEGLKGILGAQVFGYPSGEFAIIVSEYDRGGQELDQRAILDHARVVSECFRNTTVLPFRFGTVFETDDSLRRAVRSNRKAFVDSVSKLRGKAEMHLKLLVKDGSLREALTEIVLPTTAGGEYLTKLREKAVRQRERQTRARAISVQVHKLFNPLDEEICCKKVDSGGMLIDIAHLIDNKSVEKYQNRYSTAARQLKDIEVQISGPWPPYHFMPNKIRAS; translated from the coding sequence ATGGCGTGGTACGCGTACTGCATCACTGAGCAGCAGGCTTTCCAAGGCGAGACTCGAGCTCGCAGACCATTTCCAATCGAAGGTTTGAAGGGGATCCTGGGTGCCCAGGTGTTCGGGTATCCGAGCGGGGAATTCGCAATCATCGTCAGTGAGTATGACCGAGGAGGCCAGGAGCTGGACCAGCGGGCCATCCTTGACCACGCGCGCGTGGTGAGCGAGTGCTTCCGCAACACCACCGTGCTGCCCTTCCGGTTTGGTACGGTGTTCGAGACCGATGACTCGCTGCGGCGCGCCGTGCGCTCGAACCGCAAGGCGTTCGTGGACAGCGTCAGCAAGCTGCGCGGCAAGGCCGAGATGCACCTCAAGTTACTGGTGAAGGACGGGTCGCTGCGCGAGGCACTGACGGAGATCGTACTGCCCACCACCGCCGGCGGCGAGTACCTGACCAAGCTGCGCGAGAAGGCCGTCCGGCAGCGGGAACGCCAGACACGGGCGCGCGCCATCTCGGTGCAAGTGCACAAGCTGTTCAACCCGCTCGACGAGGAAATCTGCTGCAAGAAAGTGGATTCGGGCGGTATGCTCATCGACATCGCCCACCTGATCGACAATAAGTCCGTCGAAAAGTACCAGAACCGCTACAGCACCGCCGCCCGCCAGTTGAAGGACATCGAGGTGCAGATCAGCGGTCCCTGGCCGCCCTACCATTTCATGCCCAACAAGATCAGGGCGAGCTAG